In Ovis aries strain OAR_USU_Benz2616 breed Rambouillet chromosome 14, ARS-UI_Ramb_v3.0, whole genome shotgun sequence, a single genomic region encodes these proteins:
- the TGFB1 gene encoding transforming growth factor beta-1 proprotein precursor (The RefSeq protein has 3 substitutions compared to this genomic sequence) — protein sequence MPPSGLRLLPLLLPLLWLLMLTPGRPVAGLSTCKTIDMELVKRKGIEAIRGQILSKLRLASPPSQGDVPPGPLPEAILALYNSTRDRVAGESAETEPEPEADYYAKEVTRVLMVEYGNKIYDKMKSSSHSIYMFFNTSELREAVPEPVLLSRADVRLLRLKLKVEQHVELYQKYSNNSWRYLSNRLLAPSDSPEWLSFDVTGVVRQWLTHREEIEGFRLSAHCSCDSKDNTLQVDINGFSSGRRGDLATIHGMNRPFLLLMATPLERAQHLHSSRHRRALDTNYCFSSTEKNCCVRQLYIDFRKDLGWKWIHEPKGYHANFCLGPCPYIWSLDTQYSKVLALYNQHNPGASAAPCCVPQALEPLPIVYYVGRKPKVEQLSNMIVRSCKCS from the exons ATGCCGCCCTCGGGGCTgcggctgctgccgctgctgctgccgctgctgtgGCTACTAATGCTGACGCCTGGCCGGCCGGTCGCCGGACTGTCCACCTGCAAGACCATCGACATGGAGCTGGTGAAGCGGAAGCGCATCGAGGCCATCCGCGGCCAGATTTTGTCCAAACTTCGGCTCGCCAGTCCCCCGAGCCAGGGGGACGTGCCACCCGGCCCGCTGCCCGAGGCCATACTGGCCCTTTACAACAGTACCCGCGACCGGGTGGCCGGGGAAAGTGCCGAAACGGAGCCTGAGCCAGAGGCGGACTACTACGCCAAGGAGGTCACCCGCGTGCTAATGGTGGAATACGGCAACA AAATCTATGACAAAATGAAGTCTAGCTCGCACAGCATATATATGTTCTTCAACACGTCTGAGCTCCGGGAAGCAGTGCCTGAACCTGTGTTGCTCTCTCGGGCAGAGCTGCGCCTGCTGAGGCTCAAGTTAAAAGTGGAGCAGCACGTGGAGCTGTACCAG AAATATAGCAACAATTCCTGGCGCTACCTCAGCAACCGGCTGCTCGCCCCCAGCGACTCACCGGAGTGGCTGTCCTTTGACGTCACTGGAGTTGTGCGGCAGTGGCTGACCCACAGAG AGGAAATAGAGGGCTTTCGCCTCAGTGCCCACTGTTCCTGTGACAGTAAGGATAACACGCTTCAAGTGGACATCAACG GGTTCAGTTCCGGCCGCCGGGGTGACCTCGCCACCATTCACGGCATGAACCGGCCCTTCCTGCTCCTCATGGCCACCCCTCTGGAGAGGGCCCAGCACCTGCACAGCTCCCGCCACCGCCGAGCCCTGGACACCAACTACTGCTTCAG CTCCACAGAAAAGAACTGCTGTGTTCGTCAGCTCTACATTGACTTCCGGAAGGACCTGGGCTGGAAGTGGATTCACGAACCCAAGGGGTACCACGCCAATTTCTGCCTGGGGCCCTGCCCTTACATCTGGAGCCTGGACACGCAGTACAGCAAG GTCCTGGCCCTGTACAACCAGCACAACCCGGGCGCATCGGCGGCGCCGTGCTGCGTGCCTCAGGCGCTGGAACCCCTGCCCATCGTGTACTACGTGGGCCGCAAGCCCAAGGTGGAGCAGTTGTCCAACATGATCGTGCGCTCCTGCAAGTGCAGCTga
- the TGFB1 gene encoding transforming growth factor beta-1 proprotein isoform X1 has translation MPPSGLRLLPLLLPLLWLLMLTPGRPVAGLSTCKTIDMELVKRKRIEAIRGQILSKLRLASPPSQGDVPPGPLPEAILALYNSTRDRVAGESAETEPEPEADYYAKEVTRVLMVEYGNKIYDKMKSSSHSIYMFFNTSELREAVPEPVLLSRAELRLLRLKLKVEQHVELYQKYSNNSWRYLSNRLLAPSDSPEWLSFDVTGVVRQWLTHREEIEGFRLSAHCSCDSKDNTLQVDINAGFSSGRRGDLATIHGMNRPFLLLMATPLERAQHLHSSRHRRALDTNYCFSSTEKNCCVRQLYIDFRKDLGWKWIHEPKGYHANFCLGPCPYIWSLDTQYSKPSLGVPLGHTISRDCNGDTARRSDTSLSCGVLVTTSAQQTERKSSVTHTLLAASEPLRK, from the exons ATGCCGCCCTCGGGGCTgcggctgctgccgctgctgctgccgctgctgtgGCTACTAATGCTGACGCCTGGCCGGCCGGTCGCCGGACTGTCCACCTGCAAGACCATCGACATGGAGCTGGTGAAGCGGAAGCGCATCGAGGCCATCCGCGGCCAGATTTTGTCCAAACTTCGGCTCGCCAGTCCCCCGAGCCAGGGGGACGTGCCACCCGGCCCGCTGCCCGAGGCCATACTGGCCCTTTACAACAGTACCCGCGACCGGGTGGCCGGGGAAAGTGCCGAAACGGAGCCTGAGCCAGAGGCGGACTACTACGCCAAGGAGGTCACCCGCGTGCTAATGGTGGAATACGGCAACA AAATCTATGACAAAATGAAGTCTAGCTCGCACAGCATATATATGTTCTTCAACACGTCTGAGCTCCGGGAAGCAGTGCCTGAACCTGTGTTGCTCTCTCGGGCAGAGCTGCGCCTGCTGAGGCTCAAGTTAAAAGTGGAGCAGCACGTGGAGCTGTACCAG AAATATAGCAACAATTCCTGGCGCTACCTCAGCAACCGGCTGCTCGCCCCCAGCGACTCACCGGAGTGGCTGTCCTTTGACGTCACTGGAGTTGTGCGGCAGTGGCTGACCCACAGAG AGGAAATAGAGGGCTTTCGCCTCAGTGCCCACTGTTCCTGTGACAGTAAGGATAACACGCTTCAAGTGGACATCAACG CAGGGTTCAGTTCCGGCCGCCGGGGTGACCTCGCCACCATTCACGGCATGAACCGGCCCTTCCTGCTCCTCATGGCCACCCCTCTGGAGAGGGCCCAGCACCTGCACAGCTCCCGCCACCGCCGAGCCCTGGACACCAACTACTGCTTCAG CTCCACAGAAAAGAACTGCTGTGTTCGTCAGCTCTACATTGACTTCCGGAAGGACCTGGGCTGGAAGTGGATTCACGAACCCAAGGGGTACCACGCCAATTTCTGCCTGGGGCCCTGCCCTTACATCTGGAGCCTGGACACGCAGTACAGCAAG CCCAGCCTTGGAGTTCCGCTGGGACACACCATAAGCAGAGACTGCAACGGGGACACAGCAAGACGCAGCGACACAAGTCTTTCCTGTGGGGTCCTGGTCACAACCAGCGCACAGCAGACAGAGAGGAAGAGCAGTGTCACGCACACACTCCTCGCAGCATCCGAGCCGCTCAGGAAATGA
- the TGFB1 gene encoding transforming growth factor beta-1 proprotein isoform X3 → MPPSGLRLLPLLLPLLWLLMLTPGRPVAGLSTCKTIDMELVKRKRIEAIRGQILSKLRLASPPSQGDVPPGPLPEAILALYNSTRDRVAGESAETEPEPEADYYAKEVTRVLMVEYGNKIYDKMKSSSHSIYMFFNTSELREAVPEPVLLSRAELRLLRLKLKVEQHVELYQKYSNNSWRYLSNRLLAPSDSPEWLSFDVTGVVRQWLTHREEIEGFRLSAHCSCDSKDNTLQVDINAGFSSGRRGDLATIHGMNRPFLLLMATPLERAQHLHSSRHRRALDTNYCFSSTEKNCCVRQLYIDFRKDLGWKWIHEPKGYHANFCLGPCPYIWSLDTQYSKVLALYNQHNPGASAAPCCVPQALEPLPIVYYVGRKPKVEQLSNMIVRSCKCS, encoded by the exons ATGCCGCCCTCGGGGCTgcggctgctgccgctgctgctgccgctgctgtgGCTACTAATGCTGACGCCTGGCCGGCCGGTCGCCGGACTGTCCACCTGCAAGACCATCGACATGGAGCTGGTGAAGCGGAAGCGCATCGAGGCCATCCGCGGCCAGATTTTGTCCAAACTTCGGCTCGCCAGTCCCCCGAGCCAGGGGGACGTGCCACCCGGCCCGCTGCCCGAGGCCATACTGGCCCTTTACAACAGTACCCGCGACCGGGTGGCCGGGGAAAGTGCCGAAACGGAGCCTGAGCCAGAGGCGGACTACTACGCCAAGGAGGTCACCCGCGTGCTAATGGTGGAATACGGCAACA AAATCTATGACAAAATGAAGTCTAGCTCGCACAGCATATATATGTTCTTCAACACGTCTGAGCTCCGGGAAGCAGTGCCTGAACCTGTGTTGCTCTCTCGGGCAGAGCTGCGCCTGCTGAGGCTCAAGTTAAAAGTGGAGCAGCACGTGGAGCTGTACCAG AAATATAGCAACAATTCCTGGCGCTACCTCAGCAACCGGCTGCTCGCCCCCAGCGACTCACCGGAGTGGCTGTCCTTTGACGTCACTGGAGTTGTGCGGCAGTGGCTGACCCACAGAG AGGAAATAGAGGGCTTTCGCCTCAGTGCCCACTGTTCCTGTGACAGTAAGGATAACACGCTTCAAGTGGACATCAACG CAGGGTTCAGTTCCGGCCGCCGGGGTGACCTCGCCACCATTCACGGCATGAACCGGCCCTTCCTGCTCCTCATGGCCACCCCTCTGGAGAGGGCCCAGCACCTGCACAGCTCCCGCCACCGCCGAGCCCTGGACACCAACTACTGCTTCAG CTCCACAGAAAAGAACTGCTGTGTTCGTCAGCTCTACATTGACTTCCGGAAGGACCTGGGCTGGAAGTGGATTCACGAACCCAAGGGGTACCACGCCAATTTCTGCCTGGGGCCCTGCCCTTACATCTGGAGCCTGGACACGCAGTACAGCAAG GTCCTGGCCCTGTACAACCAGCACAACCCGGGCGCATCGGCGGCGCCGTGCTGCGTGCCTCAGGCGCTGGAACCCCTGCCCATCGTGTACTACGTGGGCCGCAAGCCCAAGGTGGAGCAGTTGTCCAACATGATCGTGCGCTCCTGCAAGTGCAGCTga
- the TGFB1 gene encoding transforming growth factor beta-1 proprotein isoform X2 translates to MPPSGLRLLPLLLPLLWLLMLTPGRPVAGLSTCKTIDMELVKRKRIEAIRGQILSKLRLASPPSQGDVPPGPLPEAILALYNSTRDRVAGESAETEPEPEADYYAKEVTRVLMVEYGNKIYDKMKSSSHSIYMFFNTSELREAVPEPVLLSRAELRLLRLKLKVEQHVELYQKYSNNSWRYLSNRLLAPSDSPEWLSFDVTGVVRQWLTHREEIEGFRLSAHCSCDSKDNTLQVDINGFSSGRRGDLATIHGMNRPFLLLMATPLERAQHLHSSRHRRALDTNYCFSSTEKNCCVRQLYIDFRKDLGWKWIHEPKGYHANFCLGPCPYIWSLDTQYSKPSLGVPLGHTISRDCNGDTARRSDTSLSCGVLVTTSAQQTERKSSVTHTLLAASEPLRK, encoded by the exons ATGCCGCCCTCGGGGCTgcggctgctgccgctgctgctgccgctgctgtgGCTACTAATGCTGACGCCTGGCCGGCCGGTCGCCGGACTGTCCACCTGCAAGACCATCGACATGGAGCTGGTGAAGCGGAAGCGCATCGAGGCCATCCGCGGCCAGATTTTGTCCAAACTTCGGCTCGCCAGTCCCCCGAGCCAGGGGGACGTGCCACCCGGCCCGCTGCCCGAGGCCATACTGGCCCTTTACAACAGTACCCGCGACCGGGTGGCCGGGGAAAGTGCCGAAACGGAGCCTGAGCCAGAGGCGGACTACTACGCCAAGGAGGTCACCCGCGTGCTAATGGTGGAATACGGCAACA AAATCTATGACAAAATGAAGTCTAGCTCGCACAGCATATATATGTTCTTCAACACGTCTGAGCTCCGGGAAGCAGTGCCTGAACCTGTGTTGCTCTCTCGGGCAGAGCTGCGCCTGCTGAGGCTCAAGTTAAAAGTGGAGCAGCACGTGGAGCTGTACCAG AAATATAGCAACAATTCCTGGCGCTACCTCAGCAACCGGCTGCTCGCCCCCAGCGACTCACCGGAGTGGCTGTCCTTTGACGTCACTGGAGTTGTGCGGCAGTGGCTGACCCACAGAG AGGAAATAGAGGGCTTTCGCCTCAGTGCCCACTGTTCCTGTGACAGTAAGGATAACACGCTTCAAGTGGACATCAACG GGTTCAGTTCCGGCCGCCGGGGTGACCTCGCCACCATTCACGGCATGAACCGGCCCTTCCTGCTCCTCATGGCCACCCCTCTGGAGAGGGCCCAGCACCTGCACAGCTCCCGCCACCGCCGAGCCCTGGACACCAACTACTGCTTCAG CTCCACAGAAAAGAACTGCTGTGTTCGTCAGCTCTACATTGACTTCCGGAAGGACCTGGGCTGGAAGTGGATTCACGAACCCAAGGGGTACCACGCCAATTTCTGCCTGGGGCCCTGCCCTTACATCTGGAGCCTGGACACGCAGTACAGCAAG CCCAGCCTTGGAGTTCCGCTGGGACACACCATAAGCAGAGACTGCAACGGGGACACAGCAAGACGCAGCGACACAAGTCTTTCCTGTGGGGTCCTGGTCACAACCAGCGCACAGCAGACAGAGAGGAAGAGCAGTGTCACGCACACACTCCTCGCAGCATCCGAGCCGCTCAGGAAATGA